The genomic region ACAAAGCCATCCAAGGAAATCTCGACCCGGCGGTGCTCCTGGCCGACCGCAGCGAGATTCGCCGTCGCGCGGAACACGTCCTCCGTCAAGCCGCCGGCCGCCCAGGCCACATCTTCAACCTCGGCCACGGCGTGCTCCCGCAAACGCCGCCGGATAACGCGATCGCACTCGTCGACGCGGTGCATGAGTTCAGCGCACGGGCGTAAATCGCTGGGATCTCGTTGATGACACATTGTTGCCGATATGTTTCGTAAAGTAAGATGGACCCATGCGAGTCTACTTGGATGTCTGCTGCCTTCAGCGACCGCTTGATGACCGCTCGCAATTACGCATCAACATCGAGGCGGAAGCCGTCCTTGCGATTTTGCGCTTGGTTGGATCGGGCGGGATAGAATTGATATCGTCAGAGGTCGTCCAATTCGAGGTGGATCGAATTCCGCACACCGAACGGAAGCGGCGTGTCGGCGACGTTTTGAGCTTGGCTAGTCGCGTTGTAGAGTTGAGCGACGAAATCGAGGCTCTCGCCGAGTCGCTCGTGAAAGCTGGCCTGAAACCATTGGACGCATTACACATCGCATCAGCGTCCGCGACGAAAACTGATTACTTTTGCACGTGCGACGACGGACTGATCAAGAAAAGCAAACAGTTGAAGTGGCTCGCCACGATAATCGTGTCCCCGGTTGAACTGCTTGTGGAGATCGCGCCATGACCCCCGTAATACGGCCGTTAGCTGAAGTAAATCAGCAGGCCACCGATATCCTGGTCCGTGAGATTGGCGTAGTGGATACATTGCGCTTTCTCAGTCAATTTCAGACCGGCTCCGGGAACTACACCAAGGAGCGCGCACAATTGTTCGATAACTTGTCGCTCGACGAGATCGCCACGGAGATCAAGGCGAAGAGAAAGCGCTGATGATTGTTGATTCCTGGCTCACTACGCCGCGAGATCAACTGATGCGGTGCGGCCATATCCCCTGAACTGAGAGGATTTGGTGCTATGAGAACAATTCGACAAGTTGATTTTTGTCTTCCATTGCTGTTAGAAATTGCAATCCGCAATGGGCGGATCGAGGTGGATCGCCGTAGCTCAGACCTGAACGATGTTACCGCCTAACTTGAAAAACTCCTCGGAACCAACTCGCAGAACTGGGGAACGACGAAAAACGGACAAGACAAGTTTCGCAACTGGATAGAATGGGCCAGAAAAAAGTTGCGGGAGGCCGGCTTACTTACTGGTTTCAGCAGGGTAGACTGGCGCATCACCAAGTCAGGCTATGATCGTCTAGGCGAATTGGTCAAGAGCCATCTTTGCGCTCTCCTTGACAACGAGAAAGACAGAGCAGACAGAAACCTCTTTGATATTGTCGAATGCTGCGATTTTTGCCGTTTCAACCAAGCTCTCCGATTGTTGGACGCAAGCGAACTCCAGTCGGTCGTTCATAACTAATCGACGCCGTATGAAATGTTCTTGGCGGCCATCGACCGGATTTCTGACGACCAGCTCGCAGATTTCTTGCTGCGTCGTATGAGGATCTCGGCGACTGGCTGCGATCGAATAAAGCTCAACTGGTCCCGGCCGCCTCCGACTCGTAGAGTAACTCCGCCATAGTTACTCACGCGATCCTCACCAGCGGAACAGCCCCGTCCCCCAAGCCAGCCCGCCGCCGAAGCCGCTGATCAGCAGATTGCTGCCGGGGTGGATGCGGTCTTGTTGAAGGCATTCGTCGAGAGCCAGCGGGATGCTGCCGGATGAGGTGTTGCCATAGCGGTCGAGGTTGATCGGCATCTTGGCGGGGTCGATCTTGAGTTCCTCGGCCACCGCGTCGAGGATGCGGGCGTTGGCTTGGTGCAGCAGAAACAGATCGACGTCGCCGATCGTCATCTTCGCGGCGCTGAGCACCTCGCGAATGCTGTAGGCGAGCAGGCGCACGGCCCACTTGAACACGGGCTTGCCGTACATCTTGAGGTATTGCAATCGCTGTTCGACCCGCTCGGCGCTCGCCGGCAGCCGCGAGCCGCCCATCGGGCAATTGAGCAGATCGAAGCCCGAGCCGTCGGCCCCCATCGCATAGGCGGCGAAGCCTTGCGTCGGCTGGCCGGCCGCCAGCAGCACGGCGCCGGCGCCGTCGCCGAAGAGCGGATACGTCTTCACGTCTTGGGGATCGATCACGCGCGAGTTGCAATCGGCCCCGATCGCCAAAGCCAACTTGCTGCACCCGGTGGCGACGAATTGCATCGCCGTGGCCAGGGCGTAAAAGAAGCCCGCGCATGCCGCCTGCACATCCATCGCGGGAGCGCAGATTCCCATCTTATGTTGCACCAGGCAAGCCGTCGCGGGCATCGTCATATCGGGCGTGAAAGTGCCGAGCACGATCAGATCGATGTCGTCCTTTGCGAGGCCGGCCCGCGCGATACAGCGCTCGGCGGCGATCGCCGCTAAATCGCTCGTGGCCATCTCGGGGGGCGCGTGCCGCCGCTCGTGAATGCCGGTGCGGCGAAGTATCCATTCCGGGTCGCAACCGAAGTGGACCAGGTCTTCGTTCCGGACGATTTTCTCGGGAACGTAGCTTCCAACTCCGACGACCCGAACGCCGGTTAGTCGCCGCACAGGAGCATGCAGGTTCTGCTCTGAGAAATCAGTCATGCTCGTTCTTCATTCTGCATTCAGTTCGACCCAAGCTCGGCTTTCAAACGACTGGATCACTGCGTCAGCGACAATTTGAGCATTCAGGCCATCGACGAAGCTCGGCACCGCCGGCCGCCGCTCGACGATTGCCGAGATAAACTCCCACATTAAATCATAGCGGAACACGGTGGCCGGCTCGCCGACCGCCGGGTCTCTCGGACTGCCGGCCGGTTTGAGAAACTCCTTCGGCACTTCGATCGGCGCCAGATCGCTGCCCGTCTTCCCCAACAGTATCGTATTCGGCTGATGCAGTTGATAAACGGCCGAACCTTCCGAGCCGTTGATCTCGGCCCACTCGTGGCCAAAGCCGCCGCGGCCGTAGCCCTTGGCCAGCGTCGTTCCCTCCCAAACGCCGGTCGCTCCACAGGCGAACTCGCCGATCAGGCATGACCAGTCGTCGACGTCCGACGGCGGGCAACTCCGCCCGTCGGGTGTCTTGATGCGCTCGGCGAACCGAGCCAGCGCACCGCAAACGCGCCGGATTGGGCCGAGTAGGTCCATCGCGAAATCGATGCGGTGGATCGTCATATCATAGAGATCGCCGGCGCCCGCCGACGATTTGTATTGCCGCCAGCCCCAGCTCGTTTCCGGCCAATCGAGGAATCGCTGGCTGCGAAAGTGCCGGGGCTGGCCGAGCGCGCCGCTGGCGACCAAGTGCTTGAGATAGCGCATCGCGGGCGCGAAGCGATAGGTGAAGGCCGTCATGTGAACAATGCCCGCGTCGCGCGCGGCGTGGTGCATCTCGCGCACCTCGCCGGCGTTCAGCCCCAGCGGCTTTTCGCACATGACGTGCTTACCGGCCCGAGCGGCCGCCAGCGCGATCGGCCGGTGGCTGGCGTTGGGGGTCGCGATCACCAGGGCGTCGATCTCGGGATCATCACTAAGTTCCTCGAATCGCGTCGTGATCTTCTTCAGATCCCACTCGCCGCGCCGCTGTTGCAGCAACGATTGGTCCGCATCGCAAGCCGCGACCAGCCGCGCTCGGGGATCGAGCCGCAGGGCCGGCACGTGGTGGTAATCGCAAACGCGTCCGGCGCCAATCAGAGCGACTCGAACGGGAACGACGGACTCGCGCGACATATCGTCAAGAAAACCTGGCGGGCCAATGTTAAAGCTCGTCGGAACGCCTAACAAAATCCGGCTGGGAGAAGGGGACAGTCCCCGTTTTGCTCCGCGGACTGCGCAAAAAGGGGACAGTGCCCGCCGGATTTGTTAGGCGTTCTAAGTTACGTGTTTTCGCGGCCCTCGACAAGAGCGGCCGAGCGCCGTTTCGCGCTTCGACTTGCACTCTCCCAATTCGGCTGCCCCCCGACGAACAGGCAAAAACGCTAGTTTTTTCCGGGGCAGGCGGCTATGCTGAAACGGTGAGGCGGCACGACGGAAGAGGCATCTTCGGGCTGCTCGTTTGTCGCAGCCGTTGCGCCCGCCAGCGACTTTCCTCTCCAAAACCTCTCGGAAAAAAGGCAAAGGGTGTTCATATGGCCGCGCGTTCATGGTTTGGATTGGTTGTGGCGTTGACCTGGGCGGCGGTGATTTCGTCCGCGGCGCAGGCGCAGCAAATCGGCGGCGGTTACAGTTTGCGCCCCAACAAACAACAGCAGCAACAACAGCAACAATTGAAGCAAGAATTGCGCGGCAAAGGAGAAGTTGAAGCCGTCGGAAATGGCGTTTTCAAAGCGGTGCTGGATGGCGATCCTTGGCTCATCAAACTTGAAAAAAACGCGAAAGTGATGGTGAAGGGGAGTGCGACCGCCGATTTCCTCATGCCGGGGTTGTTCGTCAAATTCAAAGGGGACATCGATAAAAAGGGTAAGGCCGCCGAACAGGTGAAGGAGCTGGAAATCTTCACGCCCAGCGAAAATGACCCGCTTGGCGCCACGCCGACGGGCAACGCTCTTGAAACGTCGGGGGCGAAAAAGGCCCCCTCCGTGGTTCCCAGTCCCTACGATATTGCCGGTCGCATTTCGGCGATCAAGAAGGGCGCGATCATCGTGGCCTGCCCCGGTATGACGGTCCATGCCGAGGTCGCTCAGGATGCGAAGATCAAGGTCAATGTCGCCGATCTGTCGTTCGCCTCGCCGGGCGACAAGATGGAAGTCAAAGGCTGGTTTCTGAAGGGACGGGAACAAAACGCATACGCCTCCGAGGTCACGGTCGAAATGGCCAATCCGCTGACCGGGCCAAAGAAGAAGGCCCCGCTGCACGCCGCGAAGTCCGCCGACAAATCGTCGGTCGGCGCCGACGCCGCCACGACCGATGCCAAGAAACCCGACAAAACTGCCAAGACGCCTGATCCCAAACCGGCCGAGGACAAGAAGCCCGACGACGCCAAGACGGCCGACAAGGACAAGGCCGATACGACGAAGTAGCGACTGGGAAACACTTATGCAGTGTGCCACTGGCCAGCAACGTCGGCCATTGCCGGCTTGCGGCTTCGGCCCACTGGTCTGGAAATTCTTTTTCAGACCGGCGCGCCCCTGTTTTCGGACGGCTGCCCAGGCACTGGCCGACTGCGCTGGCCAGGGCCACACCCGCTCGGCCAATGCCAAACGCACTTGGCCAGATGCCACGCACGCTCGCTCGGCGTCACATCCGGTCGCCTACCACGGTCCGCGAATGGGATACACGCCGAACTGTGTCGTGTCGCTGGGCCACGCTGGCGTTGGCAGGAAGCCGTTGCCTACATAGCCGATCGGCCCCGGATAGGGCCTTCCAAATTGATGGTAGATCGGCACGACGCGCTTGCCGCCGACGCCCCAATGGTATTCGGTCTTGAACGCGGCGGTTGGCGGCACGACCAGCGCGATCGGCTCGCCGTACTCCGCGTCGGCATATGGACCATGCCACGGCATATAGAGACTGTGCCGGTAGATGTATGGAAAGGGAACCTCGGCCGACGACATGCCCGTCAGGCCGCACAGCGAGAGAGCAACCGCGGCGACGCCGCAAAGCAGTAGCTTCTTCATGGGACGTTCCTAGGTTTCGTACTTTTTACTTCGTACTTTGAATTCAGTACCACCACACGTGGGTCTTAGTGACCGGTGCGTACGGACCATTGGGCGTGTAGTACACGCGCTTGTGCGGGTAGAGGAATTCCTGCGGCAACAGTGGTTGGTAGGTAATGTAGGTGTGTCCCACCAAGGGCGGCACCGGCCGCGGCGAAACATACAACTGCGCGCCCATCGCGCCGGCACAACCGCAGGTGACCGGTGCGACGTAGTAGTTGTAGAACAGGTCCGGCGTGAACCCGCGGCTGCAATAGTCCTGGGCCGACGCCGTGCGGGCGCCCAGCCAATTCAAGGCGACGATTACCGCCACCGCGCTGACCGACGAACGAAGCAATTTGAGCATGGGTCTAGCTCCTCTTTCAGGCATATATCCAAGTCGGGCGCCGCGAGCTTTCTGCTCATCGCTGCCCGAACCAACGCATCCGTCCATGTGTGTCTCGACCTGTGCCGGTGAGGCCGGTGAATCTTTATGTGCGGGATATGCCAGATCGTCCTAGAGTGCCGGGATTGACGATCGGGACGGTCTAGCGGAGTGCCGGATAACCGTTATAATTGGCAAAGTTGCCGTAGTTGTAATCTCTTATCTCTTTGTAGCCATGAGAGTTGCGCTCAGACGTTGGCAGTCGGCCGGCAATGCTCGGCAGCGGCTTGGCGCTAACGCGATCCTCGCCAACGGCATCCTCAAAATACTGAACATTTGTTATCAACCAGAATGGTCCGGCGGATCGGCGTTGCCTCACGCCAATCCGACGGGCTACATTGGCATCGCACTAGTGAACGCGGCATCTGGCCGCGTGAGTTCAAGCACCGGGACACCGCTTCTACCTCCAAACTGGAGTTCGCACCTTGATTCGAGTCTCCCGTAAGCGATCGCTAAAAATCAAAGCCGTGGTAGCCGTTCAAGCCGCGGCAAGGCCCACGCGCATCCCGAACGATAACGGCGCGGTGCCGGGCGTCAACGGCTCGGCGGAAGATTCGTCAGCGCTCGACGAAGAGCATGTCGAGCATTCGCTGAACGGCGTCGCCCCCGGACCTTCCGGCCACGGCGCCGCGCACGGGCATCGCCGCCGCCGGGCAACTGCCCAATCGATGGCCGCCGATCAGCGCGATATTAGCGTCAGCGAGTTCTTCGCGAAGAACCGCCATCTGCTGGGCTTCGACAACCCGCGGAAGGCGCTGCTCACCACGGTAAAGGAAGCGGTCGACAATTCGCTCGATGCCTGCGAAGAGGCTGGGATTCTGCCTGAGGTTTGGGTTCACATCGAGGCGGCCGGCACGAACTGTTACAAGATCGGCGTCCAGGACAACGGGCCGGGGATACTCAAGAAGCAAATCCCGCTCATCTTCGGCAAGCTGCTCTACGGCTCGAAATTCCATCGGCTGCGGATGAGCCGCGGCCAGCAGGGGATCGGCATCAGCGCCGCCGGCATGTACGGCGTGCTGACCACTGGGAAGCCGGTGAAGATCATCTCCAAGATATCCAAGCGCTCCCCGATGCACTACTATGAGATCCAGATCGACACCAAGAAGAACAAGCCGGAGATCTTGAATGGCCGCGGCGACGGGGTCGATATTCCCTCGGGGGATCCGGGCACCAAGT from Pirellulales bacterium harbors:
- a CDS encoding beta-ketoacyl-ACP synthase III produces the protein MTDFSEQNLHAPVRRLTGVRVVGVGSYVPEKIVRNEDLVHFGCDPEWILRRTGIHERRHAPPEMATSDLAAIAAERCIARAGLAKDDIDLIVLGTFTPDMTMPATACLVQHKMGICAPAMDVQAACAGFFYALATAMQFVATGCSKLALAIGADCNSRVIDPQDVKTYPLFGDGAGAVLLAAGQPTQGFAAYAMGADGSGFDLLNCPMGGSRLPASAERVEQRLQYLKMYGKPVFKWAVRLLAYSIREVLSAAKMTIGDVDLFLLHQANARILDAVAEELKIDPAKMPINLDRYGNTSSGSIPLALDECLQQDRIHPGSNLLISGFGGGLAWGTGLFRW
- a CDS encoding Gfo/Idh/MocA family oxidoreductase, translated to MSRESVVPVRVALIGAGRVCDYHHVPALRLDPRARLVAACDADQSLLQQRRGEWDLKKITTRFEELSDDPEIDALVIATPNASHRPIALAAARAGKHVMCEKPLGLNAGEVREMHHAARDAGIVHMTAFTYRFAPAMRYLKHLVASGALGQPRHFRSQRFLDWPETSWGWRQYKSSAGAGDLYDMTIHRIDFAMDLLGPIRRVCGALARFAERIKTPDGRSCPPSDVDDWSCLIGEFACGATGVWEGTTLAKGYGRGGFGHEWAEINGSEGSAVYQLHQPNTILLGKTGSDLAPIEVPKEFLKPAGSPRDPAVGEPATVFRYDLMWEFISAIVERRPAVPSFVDGLNAQIVADAVIQSFESRAWVELNAE